The Triticum aestivum cultivar Chinese Spring chromosome 7B, IWGSC CS RefSeq v2.1, whole genome shotgun sequence genome window below encodes:
- the LOC123156343 gene encoding transcription elongation factor 1 homolog, whose amino-acid sequence MAKRKSMSSKMAQRKKPAPKLETSFCCPFCNHPDSVACTIDLKLLVATAVCYVCEEAYHTTAHYLTEPVDVYYHDWIDACEKANQDDECFKRQRRVSSDDDDSDA is encoded by the coding sequence ATGGCGAAGCGCAAGTCGATGAGCTCCAAGATGGCTCAGCGGAAGAAGCCGGCGCCGAAGCTTGAGACCTCCTTCTGCTGCCCCTTCTGCAACCACCCCGACAGCGTCGCCTGCACCATCGACCTCAAGCTCTTGGTCGCCACCGCCGTCTGCTACGTCTGCGAGGAGGCCTACCACACCACGGCGCACTACCTCACCGAGCCCGTTGACGTTTACTACCACGACTGGATCGACGCCTGCGAGAAGGCCAACCAAGATGACGAATGCTTCAAACGACAGCGGCGAGtcagcagcgacgacgacgacagcgaTGCCTGA